A region of Argentina anserina chromosome 5, drPotAnse1.1, whole genome shotgun sequence DNA encodes the following proteins:
- the LOC126796410 gene encoding LOB domain-containing protein 1-like, producing the protein MEYYSTDTSSYTTTCAPSVPFSHHSPSSQSSFPPTNPTQTLTQAQTDQTKQPKNHVVSPCAACKSLRRRCAENCVLAPYFPPSEPLKFTIAHRVFGASNIIKFLQDLPEFQRSDAVTSMVYEASARIRDPVYGCAGAICHLQNQVSDLQVQLAKAQAEVVNMQCQKAFLEPQLQEMAKPDHYGQGFSYQQSLDHRNFTTSSLPHSNVLDQSNLNFLDDHLL; encoded by the exons ATGGAGTACTACAGTACTGACACTAGCAGTTACACAACTACTTGTGCACCATCAGTCCCTTTTTCTCATCACTCTCCTTCTTCACAATCTTCTTTTCCTCCAACTAATCCAACTCAAACTCTTACTCAAGCTCAAACTGATCAAACCAAACAACCCAAGAATCATGTGGTTAGTCCTTGTGCTGCTTGCAAAAGCCTGAGGAGAAGATGTGCAGAAAACTGTGTGTTGGCTCCTTACTTTCCTCCCTCTGAGCCACTCAAGTTCACCATCGCtcatcgagtctttggtgcTAGCAACATCATCAAGTTCCTGCAG gacCTTCCAGAGTTCCAAAGGTCTGATGCAGTGACCAGCATGGTTTATGAGGCCAGTGCAAGAATCAGAGACCCTGTTTATGGTTGTGCGGGGGCAATCTGCCATCTCCAAAACCAAGTGAGTGACCTTCAAGTTCAGTTGGCCAAGGCACAAGCTGAGGTTGTCAACATGCAATGCCAGAAGGCGTTTCTTGAACCACAGCTCCAGGAAATGGCGAAACCCGATCACTACGGACAGGGCTTCTCGTATCAGCAATCACTCGATCATCGCAACTTCACCACCAGCTCTCTTCCACACAGCAATGTACTCGATCAGAGCAACTTGAACTTCCTTGATGATCATCTGCTCTAG